Within the Nitratireductor basaltis genome, the region CATAGGGTGCCCATTTCTGGCTCAGACCATGATCGCCAAGGCAATCCCCGTGGTCGGAAGTAAAGATGATGATCGCGTTACCCAGACGACCCGCCGCCTCCAATGCGTTAAGAATCTCGCCGACTTCCCGATCAATCATTTCTACATTGGCGTAGTAATAGGCGCGCATGCGGTGCAGCTGATCGCGTGTCGGCTGCAAATCCCAGGCGACCGAGTCATGATCGACTTCGACATCGTGATGGCGCTTTTCCACGAATGGCGGCGGTAGCTGCTCAAGCTCCGCATCGCTTACCTCCGGAAGCGGCACGTCACGCTTCATGTATTTTTCCGCATAGTCGGGCGTGGGATCATAGGGCGGATGCGGCCCGGGGAAACCAACAACGAGAAACAGCGGCTTGTCGAGCGGTTTCGTCTCCAACCACCATCTGGTCATGCCGCCCACAAAGTTATCCGATTGCAGATGGGCCGGAAGATCCCATGTGAAGGCACCGAGACTGGTGCGGTAGTCATCGCGTTTGCGATATTCCTCGCGCTGTTGCTTCTTGAGCCCTTGCGCAGCCAGCGCCTTGTCCCATTCATCGAAGAACCAGCGCCCTTCGTAGTAGCGGTCCTTGTTTTCCACCACATAGCGCTCATCAAACCCCGCCGGCGCATCATAGGGAATGGTGTGCATCTTGCCGATATTGACCGTGTGATAGCCCGCATCACGAAGTTTCGAAACCCAGGTCTTGCTCCATTCCTGGCCATTGGCGAGCACACCATTGGTATGCGGATAATAGCCGGTGAAGAGACTTGCCCTGCACGGCACGCAACTGGGCGCAGTGACGTGGCAATTGGAAAAGGTAACCCCGCGTTCTGCCAAGCGATCGAGATTGGGCGTATCCATGTGGCTAGCACCCAGGCTTCTGATCGTGTCGTAGCGCTGCTGATCTGTGACAATCATCACGATGTCGGGCTTGGCGGACATTTTGTTATTCTCCAGTTCGAAATAAGGACTCAAAGACTGAGATCGAAAAAGCGCTCGGCAAGCACGTCGATATGCGCACACATGGCTGTCTTTGCGACTTCCGGTAGACCGCGTTTGATCGCCTTGAAGATCGCTTTGTGATCTTCAACGGATTGTCGGCGATTGGCGGGATGGCGGGTAGCGTCATACCAGCGGTTCCAAAGCGAGCTGCCGCGTAGCTGCCAAAGATGCGCGACATAGTTTTCCACGACACTGTTGCCCGCCGCGGCTGCGATCAGCATATGAAACTCTGCATCGGCCTGATCGAAACGCGGGATGTCATCGATGCGCGCCTCCATCCGCCGAAGGCAGTCCTCCATGGCAGCTATCTGCTTCTCGGTGGCGCGTTGGGCAGCACGGAAAGCGGATTCACCCTCAACCATCCGACGCGCCTCAAGCACTTCCCATGGGCCTACCTCTTCGACCGGGAGCAGGTCGCCACGCGACTTCTCACGAAGGTTTTCCGGAAGCACGAACACGCCTGAACCGATGCGAATTTCCACAAAACGCATGATTTCCAGCGCCAACAAGGCTTCGCGCACCGTCGTGCGACTAACGCCTAGGGTGGCAGCCAATTCGCGTTCGGGCGGCAGACGGTCGCCTGTCTTATAGGTTCCTGCACTAATGCTTTCGGCAATGTTCTGCGCGATTTCGAGATAGCGGCGGCCACCGCCGGGCAGTTCAAGCATGATCACTCTCCAGTCGGGTGCGGCCTGATCGGATGCGTTCAAGGATGACAGGCCACATCAGGGTAAGCGCAGCCAAGGCAAGGAACAGCAGCGCATAGGGGCGCGTCAGGATCTCCGTTACATCGCCGTCGGACATCATGAGGGAGGCGCGAAGTTGCTCTTCGGCGATCGGGCTCAGAACGAAGCCGATCACGAATGGGCCGAGGGGAACCCGTGCTGCCTCAAGCCCGAGGCCAATCACGCCAAAGCCGATCATCACCCATACATCGATGAAGCTGTTGTTTACTGCATAGGAGCCGACAACACAGAAAATGAGTATGCAACCGAGGAGGCCTGCGCGGGGGATTTGCGCCAGGCGTGCGATATATTTCACGGCGCTCCACATAAGCACCAGCATGATGATATTGGCGACCAGGTACGCGGCAATGATGCCGTAGGCAATTTCGGGTGCGTTTTGGAACAGAAGCGGACCAGGCTGCAGATTATGGATCGTGAGCGCGCCTATGAGTATGGCCTCGGTTACGCTGCCGGGAATGCCCATCGTAATGAGTGGTATGAGCGCGCCGCCGATCGAAGCGTTATTGGCGCTCTCGCCCGCAACAACGCCCGGCTCATGGCCTTTGCCAAAGCTGTCCGGCTCTTTGGAGAGTTGTTTGGCCGTGGAATAGGCGACCAGTGCTGCGATATTAGCCCCGATACCGGGCAGTAGCCCGATCCAAGTACCAATCACGGATGACCGCACCATATTCGCACCGTGCTGGCGAGCATCCGACCATGCGACGGGCAATCGTGACTTTGGCAGTGCTGTCGCAGTCCCGCTGTCGACAGAACAGGAATCGCGCAGAATCTGGCTGATGGCAAATGCCCCGATCAGGACTGGAAGCAGGCCGAAGCCAGAAAGCAATGCATCTGATCCGAAAGTGAGCCGGGCCTGTCCAACCGAGCTATCGATGCCTGGCAGGGCGAAGGCCATGCCAAGTGCCGCAGCAAGCAATCCCTTGACCATTGAACTGTGTGCAAGAGCTGCGAGCATGACCAGCGCCATCAACACCAGTGTGAAATATTCCCAAGGGCCAAATTGCAGGGCAAAGCGCGCCAGTGAAGGTGACATGCCGGCCAGGAACACCCAGGAGATGATCCCGCCGACGACGGAAGCCAAAATGCCCAGTGCAAGTGCCCGCTCCGCACGGTTGTCCTGGGCCATCGGGTAGCCGTCGAACGTCGTGACAATGGAAGCCGGAGTGCCAGGCATCCGAAGCAAGATCGCCGTTATCAGACCGCCTGAGATGCCGCCGACATATTCACCGATCAGCAGCGTAACCGCGCTTACCGGGTCCATATGGAACGTCAGTGGAAGCGTCAGCGCGATCAGCATTGACGCAGTCAAGCCGGGAATCGCGCCAACGACGATGCCGAGCCCGGTTCCTGCGAGCAAAAGCAGCAGGTTTTGCCAAGTGAGCAGAAGGGAAAATGCGTCAGCCATGTCAGCCGAGATCCACATAGAGGAAGTTCGTGAACACGAAACTCAGCGATAGCGCCAGGAGCACGCCAACCAGCCCGAAGACAAAAGCCGATCGGAGGCTGAACCCATTTAGTATCAGCCCGCTGGCGAGCAACATAAGGGCAGTTGCTATAACGAAGGGCACGGCAAAGAAGTCGAGAGCGGCCACATAAAGCACAAGAGCGGCGAACATCGCCCAGCCCCGCCAAAATGCTTTTTCTGGAACAGCTTCATTGCCGGCACTTTGGTTACCTTCGTCATCCGCGGTTTTGCCGAAAGCACGCACCGCGATGATCGAGGCAAAGAACAACAGCAGGATCGCAAGGCCGCGCGGAAGTGCGGCCGAGCCTAACGGTTCAAAGCGAGGCTCTGGCAAGAAGGATGCCCCATAGAGAAGCAGACTTGCTCCCAGCACTATGAACAAAACCAGCGCCAGATCTGCGTAGGCCTCAAAGCCAAGTCGCTTCGGAGACTTCATGTTTTACCCTGCCAAGCTTGGAGAGACTGGAGCTCGCAGCTCCAGTCCGCCGTTGTCGTTACTGGATGGTGGCGGCTACAGCGTTCAGCTGCTCAAGCGTCTTTTCGGCATCCGCCATGGCTTCAGCCCCGCTCGTCCAGTACGGTTCGAGTGTATTCTCATTGAAATATTTCACGATCTCGGGATCGTTGATCGCCTTCTCCAGCGCTGCCGCCAACGCTGTGACCGCTTCGTCCGGCGCGTCAGATGGCGCGAGCCACCAGTTCGGGTTGGCCCAAGTCACGTCATAGCCAAGCTCTGTTGCCGTTGGCACATCCGGCATGTCCGGCAGGCGCTCGCGACCAAAATAGACAAGAGCCTTCAGCCCGTCGCCCTGAGCAAGGAATTCCGAAGCCGCGAAAAGGGCGATGTCGGCATTGCCGCCAAGAACGAGCCGCAATCGATCGGCAGCGCTGTTGGCTGTCACGTAACGCGTTTCGAAGCCTGCTTCATTGGCGAGCATGGCGCCGACGAAATGCGGGATCGTACCGATACCAACTGCCTCGACCAGGCTGCGCGGCTCTGCCTTTAGATGCGCGACAAGATCATCCAGAGTTTCGAAGGGAGCATCTTCTCGCACCACCCAGACAGGACTGCCGCCACCCGTATAACCAATGGACTTGAAGTCATCCAAGCCGAAGTCGCCGAGTTTCATTGCGGAAGCAATCAGCAACTGATGATGCCAATGAACTATCGTATGCCCATCCGCTTCTTCCCGCTTCATTTGATTGACCGCATTGGCACCGGCCCCGCCATCAGCATTGACCACTGCCATGGGCTGACTGAGCCAACCGTTCTCCTTGATCTTCTCGCCCATCATGCGCGCCACGACATCGGTACGGCCGCCCGGCTTGAACGGAACGATCACTTTCAGGGGCTTGCTTGGAAATTCCTGTGCGACAGCCGCACTGCCCATAATTGGCCCAACCGGTGCCGTGGTTAGCACCGCCAAGCCAGCAACAAGACCGGCACCGACAAGCTGTCTTACAGACCTTTTTACGTTGAATGACATAGATATCCTCCCATTCTGTCGCGTCAGACGGCACACCCTCCAACGGCCCAACCAATTTAGACAGAAGGCGGGTTGACTGTCTAGACCAATTATTATTTTCTGACGTAAAGGCCCGACCAGTTATCGTTCCGGCCGGTGCCAGCATGAGGGAGGAGCCTTATTGAATGACATGCTGCCCAGATGTTTCACCAGAGTGTTCAAACCGTCGCACCGTGTTTGCTGAACAATGCTTGAAGAGGTCTTCAGACACTACGCCTAGGCGCTTCGTCACTTTGGAAGGTGGGCAGTCGTGGGTCGGTACTCACCGTCAGCTATTCCGCGAGGACGGGGAAGGTCCTCCCCGGAAGGTGCGCATAAAGCCGTTCCGGATAGATCCACATACCGTGACCGTTCGGTGGTTTACGGAGTTCGTAGAGCAGACAGGTTATCTGACGGATGCTGAGCACTATGGGTGGTCTCTTGTCTTTCACAGCTTCGTAGCGGACGCACAAAACTACCGCCGCGTCATCGAAACACCTTGGTGGCTCCAGGTCGAGAGCGCTGATTGGAAGCATCCATTTGGTCCAGCGTCCGCGATAGAAGGCCTGGAAGATCACCCGGTCACCCATGTCTCATGGAACGACGCACGGGCCTTCGCCGCCTGGGCGGGCGGTCGACTGCCATCGGAAGCAGAGTGGGAATATGCAGCGCGCGGCGGAAGCCCAGGCGCGACATATCCCTGGGGCGAGGCAGAGCCGGACGACGAGCTTGTGCTCTGCAACATTTGGCAAGGTGACTTTCCCCGCCACAATACGGCGAAGGACGGCTTTGCAGGAACTGCTCCGGTCAGAAGTTTCTCACCGAATGGATATGGCCTCTACAACATGTCCGGCAATGTCTGGGAATGGTGCGCGGACCTCTTCCGCGTCCGCTCACTCACCAGTAGCGCCAAACGGCGCAATGCCGCAGCCGTAACAGCAAACCAGCGCGTCATGAAAGGAGGCTCCTTCCTCTGCCACCGATCCTATTGCCATCGCTATCGCATATCCGCGAGGACCGCTGCCAGTGCAGATAGCTCGACCAGCCATGTCGGCTTTCGTATCGTCGTGGATCACTAGCGTCAGCGGGCTCCGGTGCAATGTTGCGAAGAACGTATGCAGCCGCACTTTGGGTCAATTGTGAGGCACTTCAAGAAGCCACCTCCACCCGCAATAAGGACGGGTAACCGTCGTTGCTAAAACCAACCCTTGTTGCTGGAGGACTTGAGCTGGCGCTTTCGCTTATGGTCGCGGCGGCCTGCAGCCTTTCCCGCCTCAGGCTTGATCACCCGGCGGAACTCATCAGCTGTCGCAAGAAGGCAGGCTTGGGTGGTGCCGATTGGTGCCCGGCATGCACATCATCATCCAACAGCTCCCATGCCACCTGCAGGGAGTTATTCGCCAGCTCGTGTCCTGCTACGCCTTCTGAGATACTCAGCTGAATCGGTGGTCAATCCCGGCTGGCAGGACAGTCGATAGCAAAATCCAGCCGTTGGGAGCATAGCGTTCACGCTACAGGCTGCCGCCTTCCCCGCGCGCGTAACCTCGGATCCACAGCAACATCGTCTGGACCTTATCCCCGGAGCCGACAGAAACCAAAAGGCCAAAGGGGGGGATTTGGGTGCTCCTGGTGCCGATCATCATCCTTGGCGGAATTTACGGAGGAATTTTCACACCTACCGAAGCAGCTGGAGTAGCCGTCTACGCTTTTTTTTGGTCAGCCTCTTCATCTATAAGGAGATCAAACTTACCGATCTTCCAGATATCTTCATCCGGAGCGGAAAAACAACCGCAACAATAATGGTCATGGTTGCAATGGCTTTTGCTTTCGGCCGCTTCCTCACCATCGAAGGTGTGCCTTCTGATCTTGCTGCACTGATCACAAACGCAACCACAGAACCAATCGCTGTTCTTCTTCTCCTCAATCTGGTTCTTCTGGTCGCAGGAATGTTTCTGGAACCTGTCGCAGCAATCATCATACTTGCACCAATATTGCTTCCGATTGCCCAGTCGGTTGGTGTCGACCCCATTCACTTCGGAATAATCATGACATGCAACCTGACGATCGGTTTCTGCACACCGCCTGTCGGGATCAATTTGTTCGTTGCAAGTTCGATAGCCAAGGTACCAGTTGAAGACGTTATTCGGCGGATCCTGCCGTTCATGGTAGCAATGTTCATCTCAATGGCGCTTGTATTGTTCGTGCCAGAGCTCTCTTTGCTGTTCATCTAGCTGACTATCTGCGGAAGCACAGGATTCTGTTGTGGCGAGAAGCTCAAAACTCACTGACTCAATCTACGAGACGATCCGGACGCGTATCGAGATCTGAGAATACAGAGTGGGGCTTCGGTTGCCGTCGGAACAGGACCTGTGCCGCCAACTCGCGGTGTCGCGAACGGTTGTGAGGAATGCAATATCGCGGCTCAGAGACGATGACCTTGTCGATAAAATCCGTGGTTCAGGTGCGTTCGTGCTGGAGTGTCCAACAAGCACCACCTCCCGCGCCCATCTAACTAAAGCTTTGGTTTCAACGTTGAAGCGATGTCGGACGTGCTCGAATGTCAGGAGATGCGCATGCTGATAGAGGGCGAGATGGCGTATCTGGCGGCTGAACGATGGGCACCAGATGACATGGCGCGGCTGGAGACAGCCTTGGCAAACATGTCTCGAGAAGAAGATGAACTGGGCACAGTCGATGAGGATCTTGCCTTCCGTGCAGCTATTGTAGCTGCATCACACAATAAGATGGGGATAGCAGTTTATGCATCCAAGATGCCAAGTATCCGTATTGGGATGAACATGCAGAGGGGCGTGTACAAACTGCTTCCCAAGTCACGCAAGCCACAGGGGCTCAAAGAGCACAGAGCTATCTTGGATTTGATACGCGACCGCAAGGCAGCGGAAGTGCGTGATGCGATATACAATCATATTTCCTACTTCCATTCTGATCTTCGGAGATATGGGTAGTGTTGCAAGCACCCCCGTTTCGCGATTGCCGCTGAAACAGCTTCTCAAGTTTCCAACTAAAAGCGGACCGTCCGCTATCGGCCCCATCACAGCCATTGCCGAAGATAGGGGATTTCATGCGCCTCTACGGCATCACGCTTGCGGCGCGGCGCAAGCGTGATGCCGTAGCACTCGAGTAGTTTCCTACTACGAACGCGCACTCACTCAAGCAACCGGATTATCATTGCCAAGGGATCTGCGATGGCTGCTTTGCGCATCTCTGGCCAGATCGCGGGCGGGAAAGCAAACTGCTCCATGTCTTCGCGGGTACCGTCGGTGCGTATACGACGATGACGGTAATGAACTGTAAGCACTCCCCCACCGTCTTTGTGGCTACTAACATCGAGACCGACATCCCGTTTGATGTTGAGCCTGAATGCGGTCCGTTCGTCAAGCCTGTCCGGGAAATTGATCAGATCTTCCATTCCGAAGTCCTTCCAGTTGAGTGAATCAAGGTAAACGACACCGGCACTCATCGGCGCTAGAACACGTTCAGCATCGTGGCTGAGGTTCCGTTGGTTAGGCTTCGGCAACATCATCAGCCGACTGTAAGCTCCTCGCCGTCCCAATCTGAAGGATAAGGATCAACATTGTCCGGAACCGCCTTCAGATTGAGGCTCTTCCTGTGCAGGCGCTTCTGCTCCTTCTCCAGATCAACCTTGTATCCGGTGAGAACACGGAGGATTGAGAGGCCGATGGCTTGAGCCATCGCTGGTGGGAACGCATTGGCGATCTGCCGGAACTTCTGCAGATTGCTCCCCTGCAGCTGCCAGTCGTCAAGGAAGCCTTGCAATCGCGCCATCATTTCCAGCGTCAGTTTCGGCATATGATCGCGAGGCGCATCACGATCCGGTGCAGCCTTGGCGTAGTGGCCGGGGTCAACGCCGAGTTCTCTCCAGCTTTCCCGTGATTTCGGCTGTGCGAGGTCGATGCCGCCCTTCTTCTGGCTGCCACCGATGATGGTGGGCGCGTACCCGTTGGCCCGCTCTTTCCATTCATCCACATGAGCCCAGCCCTTGGCTGCCATGAGGTCGTAGAGTGCTTCACCAACCGTGGGCGCGTTCTTGGCCAAGGGTTCGGGCCAGGAGAAGCGGTGCATGATCCCGCGCCGGAAGCCGACAAGGATCGCCCGCCTGCGCTTTTGGGGCAGACCGAAGTCCGGTCCGCTCAGGATGCGCCATTCCGCATCGTAACCAAGGGCCGCCATGCGGGCAAGAATGCGCAAGCGGTGCATCGCGTTCGATGCCTGAAGAGCACCGGTGACATTCTCCAGCATGACGGCCTTGGGCTTCAGTTCACGGATGAGCTTCATGGCCTTCGGGAACAAATCGCGTTCGTCAGCTGCTCCCTTACGCTTGCCCGCCTGTGAGAAAGCTGGCAGGGAACGCCACCTGTAAGAAGATCAACACCCTCGAACTGGCTCAGGTCGACATCACGCAGATCCGCCTCGATGACTGGCCAGTGCTTGCCGTTGTGACGCAGCGTGGCTGCTGCATCCTTGTCAATTTCCACCAGGCCCACATGCTTGAACCCCGCAGCTTCAAGACCGATGGCCTGTCCGCCAGCACCGGCACATATTTCCAGAACAGTAGGCGCTTTGTAGCCGTAAACGCCGACGGGAACATCAAGCGGGGTGTCTCCGGCTTCTCGCATGCGCTCTACAGCCGAAGAGGTTCCGCTGTCGTCATCATAACCAAAGGCCCAGGCCAACTGCCATTGCAGCAAGTTGTTAAACTGATGTTCGACCTGCCATGGCTTGCCGTCGCCATAGTGTTCCTTGTAATAGACCTTCTCCTCGGCGATCGCCTGCAGTGCGCTGTGGGTTCCGGACCAGCCTCGGTTGAACCCTTCCCGTGATGCGGTGATGAAGTCGGGATCAACAAGGTCACGCAGATCCTTCAGAAGCTCCGCGGCACGAGGCGCAATCGCTTCGACGCGACCGATTTGGTGAACACTCGAGTCCTCCTCTTCCAGCTGCGCGATGGTGCAAACCTCTTCCGTCAGTGCGTGGAGGGAATCGAGCCAGGCATCTGCTGCAGCAAGTGCCTTATCACGTGCCTTGCGCGCAGCGGCATTGCGGAAGGCACGGCGGCGACGGTCATCGAGTGTGCCTTCCACTGCAGCCTTGGCCAGCGCGATGTCGCGCTTCAGGCCGCGCAATTCCCTTGCCTGCAGCGCGCGTCCGGACTTGATCATGCGGATTGCTTCATCGCGCACCGTCTCATCCTGCCCAGCCAGATCGAGCAGAACAGAGGATGCGACACCATTCTGGATCAGTAATTCGCGCGGTGTCAGCGCCTCGCCGCGGAAGGCGATGCGTTCGTCACAGTCGCGGGGAAAGAGTTTGGCAAGTCGTACATAACGCTGCACGTCTCGGCGCGGCACCTGGCACTCATTCGCAAGGAAGGCGGTGAGCTCACCGATCTTCATGTCCTGCGAAAGCTCCTCCCACAGATCGCCAATCCGGAACGCTGCCTTCGCCTGCTGCACGCGCCACCTTGTGACGCTGTCTTTGACCTTGCTCAACTCCTTGCCGAAGAGCGTTTCCATCTCACGAGCATCGTCGCCATCATCTGCTGCAGCCTGTTCGGCATCAGCGGCGTGCCCAACGTCTTCCGGCACATTGTCCATGCCGTCGATCGATGGCACATCATCGAGCATGATGTGCTCATGCGTGTCGTCTTGCCGAGATTTCAGCTCTTCCATTCCCACCCCATAGTTCGTTGATTGCACCCATAGCGGGCAATGCATTGCGATGCGGTGAGAGAGAACATTCAAATACAACCGATTGCAGAACTAAACGACATTACTGCCCATCGAGGCTTCTCAGCGTCACTATGTGAGTTTCTGTTATTCCGATTCAAAAACATGGAGTAATGGGGGGAATACAGAACAGTGCATCACCATGTGATCCGCAAAGGGCCAGCACTAGCCGAAGCGGCGCATCCGACGGTGGAGCACCCGCATGACCTGCTCCTTGTCATAGCCGTCCTCGACCAACCGTCGCCGGGCGCACCTCAGAATCCACTGCAACGCCTGCGGATGAAGGGCGGGGTCACGTGCCGCAGCACTGGCGAAAGCAGCTACAGCCGCAGCAACAGCAACATCGAGGGTCGAGGCTTCTGGCCGCCTCTCCGCTGCAAGCCGTTTTCGGTAGCGCTGCTGGCGCTCCCTGTGGGATGCATCATCTGACTTCACTGCTCGGGGCATGCACTTTCTCCTCTGTCTCGTCACTACGAGACAAGGATGCCGGACACCCATGCAAGGAACAAAAGCCGGCGGATAGACAACAAGGAGGCGACTGCTGCACGAACAGCGACAGCTCCCTGCCCTTCTGCCTTGCGCACGCCGTTTGCCGGAGTAACGCTTTCCACCGTCTCGGAATCGACTTCCCAGAGATTTGAATCGCTTGTCCGTGATTCGGAATCCGAAGATCTCAATTTATGTCGAAGTAAGATGCCTCGCCTGCACGTCGAGATGCATTCTTCAGCTGGCAGAATCGCTTTTTCCTTATCCGGAATCGCTGGTCTGCATTGCGGAATCGGCTTCCACCGATCCTGAATCCAGACATCTCAAATTTTTTCGCGTTGCAGGCACTGCATCATGGGTTGGCTGCATCTCATCACGCATCATTGCGCATTGCCGCACCTTCTCGAGCAGCCGAGCAAGCGGTTCGCTTTCGAGTGGTCTGTGCTCAATAAAAGCTGCAGCAATGAGCGTAGTCCCCCTGTATTCTGGCGAACAAGGGCCAGAGCTTGCACATGAGCCTTATCCAGACGTTTGCTCACCCTCACCCTCAGTTCCGGATCGCTAGCCGGGAGTGAAACATGCTTGATTGGCTGAGGGCAAAGAATGCTGATCGGCGGGATCTCGACCGTTAACGGTGATAATATTGATGATGTCTTTAACGAGCCAATCGGTCAATTTTCCGCCATCGAAGAAAACGTGCTGCCGATCCACCTACTGGTATCAGTCTTTTGAGGTTGTTCCGATTTGAGACTGCCTTCGGGAGCGCAAAGGGTGTGCCTACCCTCGCACTTTCTGTCCCTCAGTAGGCAACTGCTTCCTTGCACGGTTTTGCGTTCATCGGCGGCAACCTGAGCCAGAATATCGCGATAACGTACTGGCTAAGTTAGGGAAGACAACGCCCGCCGCAATCTCAAGTATTTAAGAGGGCCACAGCCTAGCTGGAGAAAGTCACTGTGGCTGGCTAGCGCAACGGCTCAACACCCCTTATGAACGATGCCTAGACGCTGCGCCTGCCAAAGCGACCGGACGGCCCGCTTGCCTTCAATACTCGATGGCGTCAAGGAATCTCTGCTGCGCGGTGTCAAGATGGTCTGCAAGAAGACGCGCGGCTTTGTCTGGGGCCCTCTCTACTATGGCGTCCAGAATCGCGTAATGCTCGGCAAAGGCCTCGCCATGACTGAGATATCGGGGCGGTAGCTGCAGGCGGACTAGCATTTGCCGGGTCTCTAGATTGCGGTAAATCGAGTCTACAAGGCTGCTTTGGAGCGCGCGCAGGAAGGTTTGGTGAAGGTCCCAATCTAGCTGCGTTCGTTTCTGGACCAGAGCCTGCCGTTCTTCGGCGGTCTCCATCGGCGCATTAATGATCTCCATCGTCTTGCGGCGGAGCGTGGCCACCTCCTCAGGATCGTGGTTCAGCGCATAAATCTGTACCGCCGGCACTTCGACTAGCTTGCGCAGCTGGTAAATCTCACGCACCTCGTCAGCGGTGATTTCGCGCAGGATGACGCCCTTCTTGGCAATCAACTCCACGATGCCTTCGCCTTCCAGCCGCTTCAGAGCCTCGCGCACAGCGGTGATGGGCGATCCTGTCGCGTCACAGATCTCCCGCTGCGTGACAAGCCTTCCGGGTCTGAAGACGCCTTGCATAAGGCATTTCAGAAAGCCTTCATAGGCACCCGATCTTTGAACGGGCGCCGTCTTGGTGGCGTCGTCTATGACCGCGTTCTGTGCTTTATCGAAACGTGCATCTTCCATCAAATTGACCTTAATAACTTAGGCTTCGCCGCCGAATGTTCAAACGTGGCTGCTGTCCGCTGGCATTTCGTGCCGTCATTCCGCGAGCGCGCATTCACCTGCATCACATCTATACATGTACTCTGGCTGTCCTCAGTATCGGATTTGACAGCATTATCAGAATGTTACGGACGAACATGCCAATCGGATCCCGTAGCGGAAACGCTGATTGTTGATAATTGACTTAGCGGCACAACTATGTCAAACCCTAGTTAAGAGCTCAGTTAAGCTCTCAGTTGGCAAGCATTAGGTTGGGAGGAACTTATGATTTGCGACGCTCTGTGGATCGAGCGGCTGATGTGGGGTTCGGACCTGTCGGTGATGGGGTATGAGCCGCTGAACAATCTGACCGCGGCCTTCACACTGATAGACCATGGGCTGAGTTTTTCGGATCACGAAGAATCCACCCTGCTGGCAGGCACGGCAGTACGGGTGTTCTTCTAGAATGTCTGGCATCGATACCTTTCTCGGCTTTCCGCGGCCTAGCGGGCGACCCGGAATCCGCAATCGTCTTCTGGTGCTGAACTGTACTGGGCTCACGGACGCAGCGGCCCGCCGTGTGGCCTTCGCCTTGCCTGGTTCGGTCTTTGCCAGCACGATGTTTGGCATGGGCATGGTCGGCGCCGATGCGGGGTTTCACACCGCCGCGCTGGCTGGAATGGCAACTCATCCCAATTGCGGCGCGGTGCTGCTGATTGGTGCCGATCGCACCCGGCTTGACCAGATGATCGCGGTGGTCAAGGCCGCCGGACGCCCATTCGTAGCATTGGGACTGGACGATACCGGCCATGAC harbors:
- a CDS encoding tripartite tricarboxylate transporter permease; this translates as MADAFSLLLTWQNLLLLLAGTGLGIVVGAIPGLTASMLIALTLPLTFHMDPVSAVTLLIGEYVGGISGGLITAILLRMPGTPASIVTTFDGYPMAQDNRAERALALGILASVVGGIISWVFLAGMSPSLARFALQFGPWEYFTLVLMALVMLAALAHSSMVKGLLAAALGMAFALPGIDSSVGQARLTFGSDALLSGFGLLPVLIGAFAISQILRDSCSVDSGTATALPKSRLPVAWSDARQHGANMVRSSVIGTWIGLLPGIGANIAALVAYSTAKQLSKEPDSFGKGHEPGVVAGESANNASIGGALIPLITMGIPGSVTEAILIGALTIHNLQPGPLLFQNAPEIAYGIIAAYLVANIIMLVLMWSAVKYIARLAQIPRAGLLGCILIFCVVGSYAVNNSFIDVWVMIGFGVIGLGLEAARVPLGPFVIGFVLSPIAEEQLRASLMMSDGDVTEILTRPYALLFLALAALTLMWPVILERIRSGRTRLESDHA
- a CDS encoding sulfatase family protein, with translation MSAKPDIVMIVTDQQRYDTIRSLGASHMDTPNLDRLAERGVTFSNCHVTAPSCVPCRASLFTGYYPHTNGVLANGQEWSKTWVSKLRDAGYHTVNIGKMHTIPYDAPAGFDERYVVENKDRYYEGRWFFDEWDKALAAQGLKKQQREEYRKRDDYRTSLGAFTWDLPAHLQSDNFVGGMTRWWLETKPLDKPLFLVVGFPGPHPPYDPTPDYAEKYMKRDVPLPEVSDAELEQLPPPFVEKRHHDVEVDHDSVAWDLQPTRDQLHRMRAYYYANVEMIDREVGEILNALEAAGRLGNAIIIFTSDHGDCLGDHGLSQKWAPYEEVTRVPLIISAPQRFEGGRDVDELVQLFDLGPTILEWAGIEPDESFEAESLNPALEGKPFEGRTHVYCEQGKDVNLTGAEYLTMVRSRSHKLVHFAGKEFGQLFDLDADPKEKRNLWDDPAYAAVKQELKEQMLEWYVQSTLRTKNVRKRTVVPLAEPA
- a CDS encoding formylglycine-generating enzyme family protein — translated: MFAEQCLKRSSDTTPRRFVTLEGGQSWVGTHRQLFREDGEGPPRKVRIKPFRIDPHTVTVRWFTEFVEQTGYLTDAEHYGWSLVFHSFVADAQNYRRVIETPWWLQVESADWKHPFGPASAIEGLEDHPVTHVSWNDARAFAAWAGGRLPSEAEWEYAARGGSPGATYPWGEAEPDDELVLCNIWQGDFPRHNTAKDGFAGTAPVRSFSPNGYGLYNMSGNVWEWCADLFRVRSLTSSAKRRNAAAVTANQRVMKGGSFLCHRSYCHRYRISARTAASADSSTSHVGFRIVVDH
- a CDS encoding winged helix-turn-helix domain-containing protein; this translates as MGLRLPSEQDLCRQLAVSRTVVRNAISRLRDDDLVDKIRGSGAFVLECPTSTTSRAHLTKALVSTLKRCRTCSNVRRCAC
- a CDS encoding tripartite tricarboxylate transporter TctB family protein, with translation MKSPKRLGFEAYADLALVLFIVLGASLLLYGASFLPEPRFEPLGSAALPRGLAILLLFFASIIAVRAFGKTADDEGNQSAGNEAVPEKAFWRGWAMFAALVLYVAALDFFAVPFVIATALMLLASGLILNGFSLRSAFVFGLVGVLLALSLSFVFTNFLYVDLG
- a CDS encoding tripartite tricarboxylate transporter substrate binding protein; protein product: MSFNVKRSVRQLVGAGLVAGLAVLTTAPVGPIMGSAAVAQEFPSKPLKVIVPFKPGGRTDVVARMMGEKIKENGWLSQPMAVVNADGGAGANAVNQMKREEADGHTIVHWHHQLLIASAMKLGDFGLDDFKSIGYTGGGSPVWVVREDAPFETLDDLVAHLKAEPRSLVEAVGIGTIPHFVGAMLANEAGFETRYVTANSAADRLRLVLGGNADIALFAASEFLAQGDGLKALVYFGRERLPDMPDVPTATELGYDVTWANPNWWLAPSDAPDEAVTALAAALEKAINDPEIVKYFNENTLEPYWTSGAEAMADAEKTLEQLNAVAATIQ
- a CDS encoding FadR/GntR family transcriptional regulator, whose translation is MLELPGGGRRYLEIAQNIAESISAGTYKTGDRLPPERELAATLGVSRTTVREALLALEIMRFVEIRIGSGVFVLPENLREKSRGDLLPVEEVGPWEVLEARRMVEGESAFRAAQRATEKQIAAMEDCLRRMEARIDDIPRFDQADAEFHMLIAAAAGNSVVENYVAHLWQLRGSSLWNRWYDATRHPANRRQSVEDHKAIFKAIKRGLPEVAKTAMCAHIDVLAERFFDLSL